A single window of Ictalurus furcatus strain D&B chromosome 3, Billie_1.0, whole genome shotgun sequence DNA harbors:
- the osr1 gene encoding protein odd-skipped-related 1 → MGSKTLPAPVPLHPSLQLANYSLLQTSNGFHLPADQMPGIYSFSALHAVHLHHWTLGYPPFLPRCTFSRFPLPSIPLLPQLVHPAKQEAKSKPRFDFANLAAAATQEEPLKAEDLSVSVGGGGHTNAPSLGCLLDVAKLASPERKPSRGRLPSKTKKEFVCKFCGRHFTKSYNLLIHERTHTDERPYTCDICHKAFRRQDHLRDHRYIHSKEKPFKCQECGKGFCQSRTLAVHKTLHMQVKELKPAKIK, encoded by the exons ATGGGTAGTAAAACACTTCCTGCTCCTGTACCTCTTCATCCATCCCTCCAACTGGCCAATTACTCCCTCCTCCAAACGTCCAACGGCTTCCATCTTCCTGCCGATCAAATGCCGGGAATCTACAGCTTCAGCGCGCTTCACGCCGTCCACTTGCACCACTGGACGCTGGGATATCCTCCATTTTTGCCCCGCTGCACCTTCTCTCGTTTCCCTCTTCCCTCCATCCCGCTCCTCCCTCAGCTGGTGCATCCAGCCAAACAGGAAGCGAAGAGCAAGCCGCGCTTTGACTTCGCCAACTTGGCCGCCGCCGCCACTCAGGAAGAGCCGCTGAAGGCCGAGGACCTGAGCGTGTCCGTTGGAGGTGGAGGGCACACGAACGCACCCTCCCTAGGCTGCCTACTCGACGTGGCCAAGCTGGCTTCGCCCGAGAGGAAGCCGAGCCGAGGGCGGCTGCCTTCCAAAACCAAGAAGGAGTTTGTGTGCAAGTTCTGCGGCCGCCATTTTACCAAGTCGTACAATTTGCTGATCCACGAGCGCACGCACACGGACGAGAGGCCGTACACGTGCGACATCTGCCACAAGGCCTTCAGGAGGCAAGATCATCTCCGAGACCACCG GTATATCCACTCCAAAGAGAAGCCGTTCAAATGCCAGGAGTGTGGAAAAGGTTTCTGTCAGTCCAGGACTCTcgccgtccacaaaacattacaCATGCAAGTCAAAGAGCTCAAACCCGCCAAGATAAAGTGA